A window of Mus pahari chromosome 7, PAHARI_EIJ_v1.1, whole genome shotgun sequence contains these coding sequences:
- the Slc25a29 gene encoding mitochondrial basic amino acids transporter: MALDFLAGCAGGVAGVIVGHPFDTVKVRLQVQSTEKPQYRGTLHCFQSIIKQESVLGLYKGLGSPLMGLTFINALVFGVQGNTLRALGQDSPLNQFLAGAAAGAIQCVICCPMELAKTRLQLQAVGPARIYKGSLDCLVQIYRHEGLRGINRGMVSTLLRETPSFGVYFLTYDVLTRAMGCEPGDHLLVPKLLLAGGTSGITSWLSTYPMDVVKSRLQADGLQGTPRYRGIVDCMRQSYQAEGWQVFTRGLASTLLRAFPVNAATFATVTVVLTYTRGEEAQVDSEAAPGTSPTPAGPALA, translated from the exons ATGGCGCTCGACTTCCTGGCTGGATGCGCCGGAG gtgtGGCAGGTGTGATTGTGGGACACCCTTTTGACACAGTCAAG GTGCGGCTGCAAGtccagagcacagagaagcctCAGTACCGAGGGACGCTGCACTGCTTCCAGTCCATCATCAAGCAAGAAAGT GTGCTGGGTCTGTATAAAGGCCTGGGCTCACCACTAATGGGACTCACCTTCATCAATGCACTGGTGTTTGGGGTGCAAGGTAACACCCTCCGGGCCCTGGGCCAAGACTCACCACTCAATCAGTTCCTGGCCGGTGCAGCAGCAGGAGCCATTCAGTGTGTCATCTGCTGCCCCATGGAACTGGCCAAGACGAGGCTGCAGCTCCAGGCTGTGGGCCCTGCCCGTATCTACAAAGGCTCCCTGGACTGCCTGGTGCAGATTTACCGGCACGAGGGCCTGCGCGGCATCAACAGAGGCATGGTGTCCACACTTCTGCGTGAGACGCCCAGCTTTGGCGTCTACTTCCTCACCTACGACGTACTGACCCGCGCCATGGGCTGCGAGCCAGGTGACCACCTGCTGGTGCCCAAGCTGCTGCTGGCGGGTGGCACATCGGGGATCACATCCTGGCTCTCCACCTATCCCATGGACGTGGTTAAGTCACGACTGCAAGCCGATGGGCTGCAAGGAACCCCTCGCTACCGCGGCATTGTCGACTGCATGCGACAGAGCTACCAGGCCGAGGGCTGGCAAGTCTTCACACGAGGGCTGGCCTCCACGCTGCTACGTGCCTTCCCAGTCAATGCTGCCACCTTTGCCACAGTCACTGTGGTGCTTACGTATACCCGGGGTGAGGAGGCTCAGGTAGATAGTGAGGCAGCTCCGGGCACCTCTCCCACTCCTGCTGGACCTGCCCTGGCCTAG